The genomic segment CAGCTGTAAAAGTTACTAACGACGAATTACTACCGAACGGAGCTTCTGGATAATAGACTGCTGACGAACCTGCTGCACCAGTTATTGTGAGCAATTCAGGAAAGTTATAACTTGTAATTGATATACATGAATTAAAAGCACTCACACCGATTGATGTAACGAACGGTGATGTAAAATTCGGAATTAATGTACAACTATTAAAAGCATAAACCCCAATACTTGTAGCACTGTTAAGATTATTTATATAACTTAATAAAGAACAACCTTGAAATGTAAAAGCAGGTACAGATGTCAACTTGCTACAATCAACAGAAGTCAATTTATTTAATCCATTGAAATGCCCTCCAGTGCCTAAATTTGTTAAATTAGTAGAAGTAAACGTTGTCATATTTGTACTGCCTGAAAAAGTGTTACTTCCTGATATAGAAGATAACAACGGCGTGTCAAATGTTACTAACGATGTGTTATTTCTAAATGCAATATGACCACTTATTGTAGTCAATTTTGCAGCTGTAAAAGTTACTAACGACGAATTATTACCAAATGAGGCTTCTGGGAAATAAGGTGCTGTTGAACTATTTGCACCACTTATTGTGAGCAATTTAGGAAAGTTATAACTTGTAATTGCTGTACATGAATTAAAAGCACCTACACCTATTGATGCAACTAATGGTGATATAATATATGTAAGCATTGTACAACCGCTAAAAGCATAAGCTGCAATAGACGTAACAAGACCTGCTTTATCATCATAATATGTTATAGATGTGTTACCGTTAAAAGCATTTAAAGGAATTGTATAGTTACCAGTAACAGCAAATTGTATATTACTCCCAACAATTGAAAATGATTCAATTCTAGAAACTGAAATACCTAATTTAGCAGCAATCAATGCAGGCGTATTTAGCGTAGCAGATACCCCTCCTATAAAAGTGTTAGGCCTGGGAGTTTTAAGTTTCCCCCAGATAGTATTTTGTATTAAACTTCCCATAATTAAACGCCTAATAATAAGATACTGTTTGTAGAGCCTCTTTTGGTAAAAGTGAAAATTTGCTTTTCGCTTGTTGCTGCCGGAGTACCAAATAGCCAGGTATGAGGTGCTGTAATTACCCAGGTAATGGTAACACCAGGTAATGTAATGCCATTAAAAATAAAGCTTGCAATTAAAGAAGCTGGAACAGTTACGGTACAATTAGCTGTAAACAATACTGTTTTTCCATGCCAAGAATTTGGAATACTTTGGCTAGTCCCAATTTCAATTTGATTGGAGATATCTTGTTTGTTTGATAAATCAATATTTCCGGTACCAATGATAGATGCACCATCGATTGTTTTGAAATCAGACGTAGTTGCCAAAATATAATCTCCTACTGGTTTATTTTTTGGAAGGTCAAATTTAAGTGTACCATTTAATGCATCGGGTAGGTCTGATCTGAAAATAACTCTTCTTTGAGATGTTCCGGCAGATAGTAAAAAAGAATATGGTGTTGCTCCAATTGCAGATTTAGGATTTTGATAAACAAAAGCACCATCTCCAGCTACTGCTGAATCATTTATAGAGAGATAACTTTCAAGGGGAGTTATATTCTGCACCCAACTTTTACCATTATCCAGCGTTTGTTGTAGATTTTGGGAATTTTCGGGAGAAATATCGCTAAATTCTAATTCACCATTTTGATTGGTAATTAAGGTTTTGTTGGGCTGATTAGTTTCTAAATCAATTACTTTTATTCTATTGTGATTTATGCTCATGTTTTATTTTATTTATTATTGTTAAATGAATAACTGTTTTTATTTTAATGATATTAAGCTGTTTTCAAAAATTAAATAATAAATCTAGTTTTAGTAATATAACTTGTTGATAATAAGTAGTGATTGATGTAATAGCGTTTAGTTAAATTCCTCCATCAGTAATAACCCAATTGTTTGGCGAAGCAGTTAGTATTGACTTTCCTGTATTACTTGCTGAAGTTCTTTTGGCGGTACCAAAAGTTATGGTGATAGGTGTCTTTACTGTTCTGGAGCTCCAACCGTTATAAATAGCATCTAGATTTGCAGCGGAGAAATTTGTTGGAGATTTATTTACCATGAAATTTGTGAAATCAGTAACATTACTTATATTCCAGTTTCCAATATCCTGATTAAAAGTGACTTTTCCTGCCGTAGCACCAAACATCTGAGACATATTGGTAACTGCTGATGTATTCCAATTACCAATTGGTTGATTAAAAGTTGTTGAAATATAAGAGTTAACACTTGCAAACATTTTACTCATATTAACACTTCCATTTGTTTTTAAAATCCAATTGTTTATATCTGGACTACCACCATTGTTAAACGGTTGTGCACCTAAAAACATATTTGAAAAATCAGATACATTCGAAACATTCCATGCTCCAATATTTTGATTAAATGTACCTCCATCAGTTCCACCTTGGCTAAACATACTAGCCATGGTTACTACATTAGATGTATTCCAATTTCCAATTGGTTGATTGAATGAATGAACTCCATTTCCTGTTTTTTGAAACATACCAGCCATATCCGTAACAGCAACAGTATTCCAATTTCCAATTGGTTGGTTAAATTGCATTGGATAACTGCCACCACCACCTTGAAACATAGTATTTAAACTAACGGTTCCAGTTGTTTTTAATGTCCAATTATTGATATCAGGACTTCCTCCATTGTTAAAAACAAATGCAGTATTAAACATTGAAACGAAAGAACTTACATTACTAACGTTCCAAGCTCCAATATTTTGATTAAATTTGGTTGCTCCTTGAAACATTTGTGACATATCGGTAACAGCAGCAGTATTCCAGTTTCCTACAGGTTGATTAAAATTAGAACAAGAAATGAACATTTGATAAAAACTAATACTCCCTGTAGTTTTTAACGACCAGTTATTTATATCTGGGCTGCCTCCATTATTGAATGCCGTTGCAACATAAAACATAAATGAGAAATCAGTTACATTTGAAACATTCCAGGCTCCAATATTTTGATTAAATGATGAAGCAACTCGAAACATTGAATTCATTGCAGTGACATTTCCCGTGTTCCAGTTTCCAATAGGTTGATTAAATAATGATGATCCCATAAACATTTCGCTCATAATTATAGGACTTACAGAATTAAGAATCCAATTATTAATACTAGAATTTCCACCATTATTAAATGAATTATTATACTTGAACATGCCCGTAAAATTAGTTACTTTGGTTACGTTCCATGATCCAATATTTTGATTAAAAACTGTAGTACCAATATTACTGTAAAACATATTTGACATATTAATAACATTTACAGTATTCCAATTGCCAATTGTTTGATTAAATGCTCTGGCTCCTTCAAACATGGATCTCATTATAATCGTATCCGTACTATTTAAAACCCAATTATTAATATCAGGAGTCCCACCATTATTAAATGATTGATTATTCCTAAACATACTTGTAAAATCGGTTACTTTAGTTACATTCCATGTTCCAATTGCCTGATTAAATGAACTACCTTGAAACATACTATTCATTGTGGTAACATTCACAGTATTCCAATTTCCTATGTATTGATTGAATTTAGAACCAGAAAATAGACTTTCCATGTTAGCAACTTTGGATACGTTCCAATTATTTATATCTGGACTTTCTCCATTATTAAAACTTGAATTAACAAAAGTATTTCGAAGTGTATTAACATGAGATACATCCCAATTTCCAATATTAGAATTAAATGAAGATGAATTAAATGTGTTATATAAAACTATCACTCCAGACATATTCCACTCATTAACTCTGCCAATAGTTGTCAAAGCAGTACACCCAAAAAAGGCAGCTTCTAAAGTTGTCGTACCAGTTAGATCTAAAATATCACTAACCCCAGACAAGTTCAAATTTGCACATCCGTAAAAGTAGCCATTATCATTACCTAATCTTAACTTACCCCATTTAGAAATAGAGAGTATTTTTAATCGATCTCCAAAGTTGGTAAATCTCCATCCAGTACAGGTTCCTGTAATTTTTATAGTATAATCTCCTGCTACGGAATAAGTATGAGTTGTTTGCGCTTGGTTCCAATTAGTAATTGTATTATATAGACCATCGCCCCAATCTACTATAAAATTATAAGTGCCAGTATTAATCAATGGTAATTTTACCTGAGTTGAAGTACTTGATCCAGTAGAAGTATTTGATGTTCTCCACGTAGAAATAAATGTGTTTTTCGTCCTTCCAAAAACTGTATTCTGTATTAAGCTTCCCATAATTATATACCTAATAATAAAATACTGTTTGTAGCACCTCTTTTTGTAAGAGTAAAAATTTGTTTCTCAGTTGTTGCTGCCGGAGTACCAAATAGCCAGGTATGAGGTGCTGTAATTACCCAGGTAATTGTAACTCCAGGTAATGTAATACCGTTAAAAATAAAGTTTGCAACCAAAGAAGTAGGAACAGTTAAGGTGCAGCTAGCAGTAAACAACACTGTTTTTCCATGCCAGGCATTTGGAATACTCTGACTTGTTCCTACTTCAATTTGATTAGAGATATCTTGTTTGTTTGATAAATCAATATTTCCGGTACCAATGATAGATGCACCATCGATTGTTTTGAAATCAGACGTAGTTGCTAAAATATAATCTCCTACTGGTTTGTTCTTTGGCAGTTCAAATTTAAGTGTACCGTTTAATGCGTCGGGTAGGTCTGATCTGAAAATAATTCTTCTTTGAGATGTTCCGGCAGATAGTAAAAAAGAATATGGTGTTACTCCAATTGCAGATTTAGGATTTTGATAAACAAAAGCACCATCTCCGGCTACAGCTGAATCATTTATAGAGAGATAACTTTCAAGGGAAGTTATATTCTGCACCCAACTTTTACCATTATCCAGCGTTTGTTGTAGATTTTGGGAATTTTCTTGAGAAATATCGCTAAATTCTAATTCACCATGTTGATTGGTAATTAAGGTTTTGTTTGGCTGGTTAGTTTCTAAATCAGAAACTTTTATTCTGTTATGATCGATGCTCATTTTGTAGTTTATAGAATTATTGATTTTGATACATAATAATTAAGTTATTGATTTTGTTTGATTTGGTGCAACTACCAGGTTTTCCTACCTAATGCGTTTTCAAATGTGTCAATGATTGTATGTAAAGTTTTAACTTCCTCATTGGTTAATCCTTCATGAATTGCAGTAAACTGTATTCTTTGATTTGAATAACCATAAGGAGATCCTCCGTTATTTAAGCAGCCAATAAAATATGGTAATGTTGGTACTATTCCGGTTTGTGTTCCTGCTACAGTAGTATCTAAATTTCCATTTTTAGAATAACTTACCTGCGTATTTGTAGTTTTACTTATCGTATGAATTCCTTTTGCATTATTTACTGCTGCTTTTGAAATGCCAATAGTTCCGACAACAAATACATTATTATTTTTTGAAGCTCCATGATTCAAATGTATTTGATAACATTCCCACGGAGAACTTGATTTTTGCGCTCCAAAATCATAAGAATTTGTTGTGGTTGGTACATTATTTGTTCCGCAAACAATAGTTAAACCTGCATTTGAAAATGTATGATAAGTGTTTATATTTAAAAAAGTATTTGCATAAGCATTGCTGCCATTTGTTTGGTATCCGTTAATAGAGTGAGTACCTGCGCCACTAAAGGTTAATCGAAAAGCAGTATTGGTATCTGATGGATTCTTTAGATTAAATTTGTGATTAGCTTGTGTAGTGCCTATAAACGGATAAGCGGCCTGTATTTTATTCCAAAGATTATTTACTTTTAATGAAACGACCAAGTTGTTTATTATCTCTATGTAGTTGTAGTTCTGAGAGGTATTTATGAAATTTTCAGCATCTATATCTAAATTTATATTACCAGTTGTAAGATTTAGAGTGGCACTTAGAACAGATTTGTTATAAAAATTATCGACTGCAATTAAATTAATATTGCAATTGGTATTTTTAGTTAACCCTGTAACTATATCTCCACTATTTTTTATGTCTTGTTTATAAAGGCCATTTACATATACTTCATAGAAATCTATCCCGTTAATTGAATCTGGAGGCGTGAAACTGAGTTGAATTCCTGTATTATAAATAGCTGTTGCTGATAAATTTGTAATGCTACTTGGTTTTGAGAAATTAGTAATATATGTTATTGTGTTTCCAGTTGCTAAATATGCCAGATCTCCTTCAACTCCTCCTGAATTTATGGTTTGTAATATTTGATTTGCCCATATCTTGCCCAAGTTTAGATTTCCGGATCTAAAAACATTTTCATTTGTAACTGTATTGCCAATTCTTGTTACTGATGGAATATATAGTTTCTTTAAAAGATTTTTAGGTCTTCCACTAGGATAAAGATTTTGATCAAAAGCAGCTATTGAAATGTAGGTGGCATTTGGAAAATAACCTTCTATCAATCCAGTATTATAAAAACCTTGATGACCAATTCCTGAAACAATTCCTGTAGGATCTCTATAGTAGGTAACTTGACTGAGATCGGAATGATTAAATCCTTTAACTTCGTAACTTCCACCAATTATAGCGCATTCTATATCATTATCTATAATTCGAAAAAGTTTAATTCGGTTAACGGCAATTCCTAATTTAGTTGCAAGCAATGCAGGTGTATTTATGGTAGGACTAATACCGCCTATATAAGTGTTTACTTTGTAATTGGTTCGTCCAAAAACTGTATTTTGTAGTAAATGTCCCATAATTACACTCCTAATAATAAAATACTGTTAGTAGCACCTCTTTTAGTAAAAGTGAAAATTTGTTTCTCAGTTGTTGCTGCCGGAGTACCAAATAGCCAGGTATGAGGTGCTGTAATTACCCAGGTAATTGTAACTCCAGGTAATGTAATACCGTTAAAAATAAAGTTTGCAACCAAAGAAGTAGGAACAGTTAAGGTGCAGCTAGCAGTAAACAACACTGTTTTTCCATGCCAGGCATTTGGAATACTCTGACTTGTTCCTACTTCAATTTGATTAGAGATATCTTGTTTGTTTGATAAATCAATATTTCCGGTACCAATGATAGATGCACCATCGATTGTTTTGAAATCTGATGTAGTTGCTAAAATATAATCTCCTACTGGTTTGTTTTTTGGCAGGTCAAATTTAAGTGTACCATTTAATACATCGGGTAGGTCTGATCTGAAAATAACTCTTCTTTGAGATGTTCCGGCAGATAGTAAAAAAGAATATGGTGTTGCTCCAATAGCAGATTTGGGATTTTGATAAACAAAAGCACCATCTCCGGCTACAGCTGAATCATTTATAGAGAGATAACTTTCAAGGGAAGTTGTATTCTGCACCCAACTTTTACCATTATCCAGCGTTTGTTGTAGATTTTGGGAATTTTCGGGAGAAATATCGCTAAATTCTAATTCACCATGTTGGTTGGTAATTAGGGTTTTGTTTGGCTGATTAGTTTCTAAATCAGAAACTTTTATTCTGTTATGATCGATACTCATTTTTTTATTGTTGTTGATTAAAAATTAGAATTGATTATGTTAGTAATATTCCTTAATGAATAACTAAAACTCTTCTTCAAAATAAAGAGTTAAGGATGGTGTACGCCATATACCAGTGGATGTAGTAGGGTTTAAAAAACCGAATGTAACACCATCTCCTAAATTCCAAATCACAGAATCATTTATTTCTGTACCATAAGAAAAAGGAAAACTTCGTCCGCCTGAATAGGTACCAATTATTGATTTGGAAGCTGCTATTGTTGTTGAACCGGCAGATTGCAGAGGTCTTTTAAAAACATACAATGTAAGATCAGATGATCCTAGTGCATTTCCGGCATGTATAGCTGCTTTTAATTTGCATTTAAAAGGTACCGCAAATCCTTGTGAAGGATTGTTTATTGACATTGTTGGTGAGTGTAGATTACCCGATTCTCGATCAGGCATATATGCTCCTGCATTGGCTGAATAGGTTCCTGTCCATGCAAAAGTTATTGAAAACGATCTTTTAGATCCATTAATTGATGATCCTTCAATTGTCCACTCATCCAGACCAATTTTAGTTAAAGTGCGAGTTTCCCCAGCTGTCATTGTCAAAGGAATGTTGGTAACAAAAGTAATTCCAGTACCTCCAATAGTAATAGATCCGCCATTTTTTTGAGTAATCTCTTTTTTAGTTCCTATTGGTATTGAAACTAATGAATTAGAAGGAACAGTAAGTGTAATAGGATTTGTACTCGAAAAAACAGTTCTTTTATTGATATTTGCAATATTGAGTGTATAAGTTGTACTTGAAATATTTTCTATACCAAGTATCCAAGTACTAAATAATCCAGTTGCCCAATCATAAATTGCTTTGACACTTGGAAATAATGAGATGGAATTTTTATTTATTTCAATATCCTGAGCTTTGTTGTTGACATTTTCTTTTCCTGATAAACTTACGTTTAAAGTATCGATTGAGTCCTTTAAGATTTTACCTTGTCTTGCATCTAATGCTTTGCCTTCAATGGTGTAATCAAGGTTGTTATAATTATCGACTTTAATATTGTTAATGTCACTAAACTCCAATTCTCCATGAGAGTTAGTGGTTAAAATTTTATTTGGCTGATTAGTCTCTAAATCAGAAACTTTTATTCTGTTATGATCTATGCTCATTTTTTTATAATTTAATAATGTTTTTAGTTTTAGTTTAGAAACTAATTTAGAAAACCCAAATTCTGCATTAGACTAAACTATAAGAGAAAAAAGAGACTCAATTAATGAAGAGATACTTTTTTGTTTTTGGTTTAAAAATTTCTAATGCTGAATTTGGGCGAAAACTAGGAGATTTTAGGCAGATGAATTACTTTTATTCCTTAAATTCAGATTTTTATTTATGACTCTGAATTTTCTGGTTGTTTATAATTGTGAGTTAAAATTCCATTTGCAAAATAGGTATGAAACGGATTCAATGTCAATGGATAAATATTTCTTTCTTCTAAATTAATAGTGACAGATGTAACTGGTATAATTTCACTGTCGATTGTATATAAATTGTCTCCAACCAGAATATCTCCTAAAGGAATAAATCTCCAAAACCCATCACGTTGAATTAATTGCAAGTGAGTTGGAGTAGCTTCGAATAGCCCCTCATTAATGATCATTGTTTTATAGGCAAGCTTTTTCGATATTTTGGTTATTGGTGATATAATTCTGCTCTCTAATAAGTATGCAGAGGACCATTTATACAATTCACTTGCATTATTGGTGTCAATTAATGTTTCAATTTCAGCAGAAAGCAGCAATTGATCCAGCTGTAACTCTTCGATTGCTTTTCTCGAACCATCAGGCAATGTTATTAGTGTGCCTTCAACAAAGCAGCCGGTACCACCTCCACCACCAGTAGGAGGTATATAGATAAGTTCACATGTTCCATGATTATTTGCATAAGTTTGTACATTTGCAGCTAACCATGCATCTGCTTGTGCATTTGCGTCCGCTTGGCTAATGGTGGAAAAAAATTGACTTGGCAAAGAGGTAAGTGTAACAATACTTCCGCTATATCCATTTCCGCAATTATTCTTTTTGGCACTTAAATTTTTTTCTACACTATAATATCTTATACTTGGAGCACAAGTAGCAGTATCTAAAACCGGTGCAATATAATCAGGATCTGTGACTACATTTGGTTTTGTTGGTTGCCCTGTAGAAGTCCCGTCATCTACATAGTATAACTCTAGATTAGCGAATGATTTATATCCTGTATTTCCCATATTTTAAATTTTTAATATTTCATTACGATTTTTCCTGTAGAAGAATCTTTGACATAGGTTATGTATCCAAGATTAGTTACAGATTCAATATTTTTAGCCAAATTTGTCCCTTGTATAGGTACTGTTGTAGAAAAATTTAAATATTGTACTTGTGTTCCGCCAACGTTAATCATGTCAAATCCTGATTTTTCCATTCGACCACCATTGTAGGTCACTATTTCAACATCGATATTTCCGCTATTTACTGTTCTATACCATGATCCGGCCATTCTTACCTGAACTGTATTTAGAGTAGGGTAGTCTGTTATTATTTTACTAAAATTTACCAGGCAGCTTTCTACACCATTTGCTTGTGTATTATCACCTGCCCACATAATATAAGAGTTCTCTGCTAAAGCATTTTCGGGAATTTCGTTATTAAATCCGTGACCCCAGCCCATCCATTTATTATCCAGAGATGTTCCCGAATTTATGATTCCGGTGTAGGTGTCAAAATCTTGTCCGGCTCCTAATGCCCATTTGTACCTAATAACCATATAATTAAAAGGTGATAATTCAGTCGTGGGTTCAACCACACAAGAAGGATTTATTCCTCTCCAGGCAGTGATTCTGCAAGAGCCTGTGTTATTTGCATAGGCCTGTACGTTTGCAGCTAGCCATGCATCTGCTTTTGCATTTGCATCATCGGCACTTACGGTCGATACAAACTGATTTGCATTTGCAGTTAATGTGACGGAAGTTCCCATGACTCCGGCAGCGCAATCATTTTTTGCCGCAGTCGAGGACTTGGCTATATTGTAATATTCCATGCTTTGTTTATAATTAATTATGAATTGTTCTAACTTATATAGTGATTTATTTCAATCAGAAGAATAAGTTTGATGAGGTAAGAAACTTTTGTCGTTTTATCCGATTTTTTGATTTCGCCTTTTGTAGTACTATTAATTTATTTTCTTGCTATAAAGCTGAACTTTACAAAGAGCAATATGGCTTCATTACTTATAAAACCAATCGAAGAAGCAAGCCAGATACTTGGTTCTATTTTTAAGACCAGATTTGAGAATCTAAAAAAGGTTAAAGCGATAAAAAAGCCAATAGTTAAATTAAGTAAATTGTCCTGAAGTAGGAAGGACCAAGATCAGCGATAAGGGGTGTCATCTTAGAATGGCTGTAAAAGCTCCGATAAAAGTTAATAGGAACCACGCCAAATAGGCTGATAGATCTGTGGTTCCTAATAACTGTTCTAAAATTATTTTCAAGAATTTATTATTATTCTTGTTTTACGATTTCGCCTGTTTCAATGTTTACTCGAATATCTCCATGTTCATCTTTGATTGCTTTTTCCAATTCATTGAAGTTTTGTTGCTGAACTGCAATCTGACTTAGAATATCAGCTTTCTGAAATTCATATTGAATAGACAATTCTCCCAATGATGTTCTGGCTTTGTCCATGAAGGCATTAAAATCTTGTAATTTTTTTAATTGTTCTACATTGATTGCTTTTATTTCTTCTTTTTTTATTTCTTGTGTTTTCATTTTTATTATTTTAATGTGTTTTTTGAATTTATTTTTGTTTTAGGAATAATCATTTCACGTCTATATTGGTTTAATTATAGACTCTTATTTCTATAAGTGATTTTCTTAATAAATCATCTTTCGGTTCAATAGCTGTTGAAGTATATAAACGTATGGTATCAGTACTATCAGCATCCCATGTGACATTATAATTAGAAGCGTCTTCATAATTAAGACCATTAGAAGATAAAACTACTGTTTTATCAAGAGTAAAAAGACCTGTAGAATTCATATTGAAGAATCCAACTTGATTTTTAGACCAGGTTACTGCCCCGCCTAAAGTATTCTCTAATACTATAGCTGTAGGGATTCCACCGGCTGTTTGAGAGACAATAGCCGTATAAACTTTATAAGGTCTAGCGTTAGCTTGCACAAACGCTGTAGTTGCAACCTGTGTAGTATTTGTTCCTACTGCAGCAGTTGGAGCAGTTGGGCTACCTGTTAATATTGGAGAATCTAATTTAGCGTAAGTTGATAAATCTACATCAGAAGCTTTTAAATATGGGACATCTTCTAGATAAGTAGTTTTTACTAAAAGACCCGTCGAGTCCGTTTTTAACACTTTATCATTACTAATGATATTTGTTTTATCTATTCTATCCGCAGAATCTGAAGTTGTATATAAATAGTTGTCATTTCCAAGCAAAATGCCGTTAGGAAGAGGGCTTATTGTTTTATGTATAGAAGCTACTCCTAATGAAGTTATTTTTATAATCCAACCTCCACCATAACTAACCGTATAAAAATCTCCTGTAGTAGTTTGACATATTGCACCATCCATACCAGAAAATGTTGCAAATAAAGTTGAGACTCCTAGAAGAGTTATTTTATACATACTGCTTGGTATAGTAACATATAAATTATTATCTATACCTTGTACTATTCCTTGAGGATTATTAAGTCCTGTAACAAGACTAGTTACTGTTCCTGCTAAAGTAACTTTATAGATGGTACCAAGTTGACTCACAGCGTATAAGTTTCCATCATTTGCTTGGATTAAGTATCTTAAATAACTTAATCCTGTTACAAAAGTAGTTACAACTCCTGCAAGAGTTATTTTATATATTGTGCCATTTGTACCATTTGTACCATTCGTACCACCAGCGACATATAAATTACCATCATTTGCTTTGCAAATACCATAGGGCTTAGTTATACTTGTTACAAAAGAAGCATTAGTTAATACTCCTGTTGTCTTATTTATTTTAGATATTGTTGAATTTCCATTATTTGTAACATAATAGTATCCATCACCACCATCACATATACCAGAAGGGTTATTTAATCCAGTTGTAAAAGAACTTGTTGTTATTGATGGAGTAGTAACAATTCGGTTAAGTTTTAAACCACTAATTCCAGCTGTACCACTATCAATAACTAATTCTCCAGTTTTAGTTTCTGTACTGAATCCAGTTTTATGTAAAACATTATCTAAAACCGCTTGCGTAGCCGTAGAAACAGGCTTATTTAAATCACTAGTATTGTCAACATTTGCAAGTCCAACAGCTGTTTTATCAAGCGTCTGCCAAGATTTATCCCCTCTGTAATATTGTGCATTTGTTCCTGGTGCAACAGTATTTTCTTTACCCGATAAATCTACAACACCACCAATTTTCTTCTCAACACCATCACTGCCCATTACATACATATCAGTAGTACCGTCAGTTTTAGCATATAATTTTGCGTAACCTTGCGATGCAGTTGGAGATGAAGAACCACCTAAAGTTAAAAATCCATCAGTAATATCGGCTTTTGCAGTGTATGATGTAAAAGAGGTTGCAGTTACATTTCCGTCATGCGTAATAAATGCATTTTCGTGCCCTATTTTTTGAACACTGATTGCTTTTCTGTTATTATTAGTAGTTGAGGTGTCAAAAGTAGAAGTAGTAGCGTTAGAACTAGAGTTTTGTACTAGTTTTAAACAGTTGGCACTATTGTTTTTAGTGATCGTTAAAACATCTTGTACAGCGGTATTGTGTGTTAAGTTTAAAGCTCCATCTTTTGATTCGTTTCCTTCGATGTGGATCACTTTTGAGTCTACAGCGTAAACTGTGGGGTCAAGGCTACCGTCACCTTTAACAAATTTTAAATTTGTACCACCAGTAGTAACAAATTTTGGTGCAGTTACATTACCTTCACTATCAATTTTTGTTTGTACAACATTATTTTTCGCTACCTGTAAAATATCTCCTGTTGATCCGGTTGCCGAGTTCACATTTACCGCAACTCCCGCTCCGGCATTTGATACTTTAACTCCGGTACCAGTTGAAGAATTTTGTAAAGAAATTCCGTTTCCTGCGCCACTATTAGTAACATCAAGTGAAGTTGCAGTTGCACCAGCACCACTGTTTTTTAATATAATACCGCTAGTTGAGGCAGGAGTAGTGTTATTAAAGGTTAATAGCCCGTTTTTAGTTTCATTTCCTGAAGTATGTAAAAAACTTGTAAAATCAATAGCAGTACCTGATCCACTTCCAGGATTTGGACTTAAATTTTTATACCAGTAATCTACTTCTAAATTTCTGTCGCTTACCGTATCTGAAAATGTAATTACTGCTGTGTCGTAATTTACAA from the uncultured Flavobacterium sp. genome contains:
- a CDS encoding DUF5977 domain-containing protein, which gives rise to MGNTGYKSFANLELYYVDDGTSTGQPTKPNVVTDPDYIAPVLDTATCAPSIRYYSVEKNLSAKKNNCGNGYSGSIVTLTSLPSQFFSTISQADANAQADAWLAANVQTYANNHGTCELIYIPPTGGGGGTGCFVEGTLITLPDGSRKAIEELQLDQLLLSAEIETLIDTNNASELYKWSSAYLLESRIISPITKISKKLAYKTMIINEGLFEATPTHLQLIQRDGFWRFIPLGDILVGDNLYTIDSEIIPVTSVTINLEERNIYPLTLNPFHTYFANGILTHNYKQPENSES
- a CDS encoding DUF5977 domain-containing protein; this encodes MEYYNIAKSSTAAKNDCAAGVMGTSVTLTANANQFVSTVSADDANAKADAWLAANVQAYANNTGSCRITAWRGINPSCVVEPTTELSPFNYMVIRYKWALGAGQDFDTYTGIINSGTSLDNKWMGWGHGFNNEIPENALAENSYIMWAGDNTQANGVESCLVNFSKIITDYPTLNTVQVRMAGSWYRTVNSGNIDVEIVTYNGGRMEKSGFDMINVGGTQVQYLNFSTTVPIQGTNLAKNIESVTNLGYITYVKDSSTGKIVMKY